AATGTGTGTAAATACGACTAGGTTTAAGATCATTGCATTCTGTTTTGCGGCATTTTTCGCCGGCGTGGTAGGTGGGCTGTACGCTCACGTCGTGTCGTTTATTCAACCGGACAGTTTCGGGTTTGCTAAATCGACCGATTTCCTTGTTTATCTTTATGCTGGCGGATCAGGTTCCTTAACTGGATCCGTCCTTGGCGCCGTTCTATTGACAGCATTGCCTGAACTTTTGCGCTTCATGGCCAATTGGCGGCTCGTCATATACGCCGTTGTCTTGGTCATCGTAATGTTGTTTCGCCCAAAAGGATTATGCGGCGGGCATGAGCTTCGATTCTTGCAGATCCGGCGCAGCGATATCTACGATTCGATGCCGCTTAGTGCAAACGGCTTACTAAAGAAAGGACGTTGACCTTTATGGAAGCCTTATTAGAAGTCGACAAACTCAGCATCGAATTCGGGGGTCTTAAGGCCGTTGACAATTTTTCCCTTGATGTAAAAGAAGGTGAGATAATTGCTGTGATTGGTCCTAATGGAGCCGGCAAAACCACTGTCTTCAATATGCTTACGGGCATCTATGCACCGA
The genomic region above belongs to Candidatus Hydrogenedentota bacterium and contains:
- a CDS encoding branched-chain amino acid ABC transporter permease, producing the protein MCVNTTRFKIIAFCFAAFFAGVVGGLYAHVVSFIQPDSFGFAKSTDFLVYLYAGGSGSLTGSVLGAVLLTALPELLRFMANWRLVIYAVVLVIVMLFRPKGLCGGHELRFLQIRRSDIYDSMPLSANGLLKKGR